ATCCTCCGTCGCAAATCAGAGCCGACTGTTGCTCTTGTCGGTTTCGAGTTCCTGAAAGGCCCAGCCGCGGCCGTCGGGCGCGGGATAGGCGAGCAGCGCATCGCCATCGCCGATCTTCTGGCGCGACGCGGCGTCCCTGGCGTGAACGATCGCTTCATCGGCCGTGGCATAGGTTTCAGAAAGCGTATCGCCGAGTTTGTAGGCCCAGCCATTGTCATGCGGCACGACCTGATAGGTAATATCGGCCATTTCGGATCTCCTCTTTAGTTCCGATTTGGTTTGCGCCGCTCGTCGAGGGCGATGATCTTCTCCACGGAGGCGATATCCTCGCTGGTGACGACAGGCACCGGATCGGCTGCAATCGCCTCCAGCACCTCCCGTGAGACGGCGCCGTTGCGGATCGCCCATTCCAGCGTCTCGCGCGTTTCGCGCTCGGCCTTCAGCTGCGAATAAAGCGCGACGATCAGCCGATCGCGGGCGTCCATTTGCCGGCCCTGGCGATCCATGCTGCGGACATCAGGCATCGCAATCCACCTTTGTCACTGATTTCGTTCAGGTGTAATCAACTGATGACGGATGGAAAGGTTCCGAAACCGATGCGTGGCACTTGCCTCTTGCGGCGCCGGGCGGCGATTGCCATCTGCAGAATGTTCGTCAAAGGAATTCATCATGGTCGATCTCAAGGCCCGTCCCCGCCCGACCGGCGCCACCGCCGCTCTCGGCCGCACCGGTTTTCCGCATGTCACCTCCGCCACCAAGGGCGAGATCGATATCGTCACTTCGCCGTCGCAGCCGGGCTTCAATCCGCTCGACCTGCTCTATGCCTCGCTCTCGGCCTGCCTCGTGCTCAGCGCCCGCATGGCCGCCAGCCAGATGGGCGTTCTCGACAAGATCAGCGACATCACCGCCGAGGTCACCGGCGAGAAGGCGACGGAAGGCCTTTCGCGTGTTGCGAGGTTCAATATCGCCTTCTCGATCAAAGGCGATATCGATGCGGAGACCCGGCAGAAAATCGTCCATGCGGCCGAAGACGAGATCTGCACGGTGAGCAATACGATCCGCGGCAATCCCGATTTTTCGACGACGATATCGGCATAGAGCATGATGCCGAAAAGTGTGAGCGGTTTTCGGACGACATCATGCTCTAACTCTTTAAGGTAGAACAGGATTCAGATTTTAGGCCGACCGGGCCTAAAATCATCCTGTTCTAGGCTCGATCTATATAATATTTATAGACAATTGCCGGCAGAGGATTGCGCGGCCCATGCCCGGCTTCTATGCTTGGGCATCGAAAGCGATGATACGGCCACCATGCAGTCCAAGCCTTTCCCGAAATCCGAACGGACTGTCGTCGCCATCATCGGCGGCGGCGTCTCCGGCGCCGGCGTCGCCTATCATCTCGCCCGGGCGGATTGCGGCGAAGCTCCCGTTATCCTGGTCTTCGAGCCGCGCGCCGAACTCGGCCGCGGCCTTGCCTATGACACGGATGATCCGGCGCACCGCATCAATGTCCCGGCCGCCAAGATGAGCCTGCAGCCGGACGATCTGGGCGAATTCCAGGCCTGGATCGAAGCCCGCGATGCCGTTGCCGGCGACAGCAAGGCCAACCAGCCCGATGGCTCGCTTTTCCCGCGGCGCCAGTTGTTCGGCGAATATGTCGCCTCGCTGCTGAAACCAATGCTGGAAGACGGACGCGTGCGTCATTGCCGTGTCGCGGTGACCGGCGTCGAGCGCCGTGCCGGCCGCTGGACGATCGGCGACGACAAGGGCGGCGTGACGGAGGCCGATATGGTCGTGATCGCCACCAGCCATCCGGCGCCCGCGGCGCCCGGCCGGCTGGCGAGCCGGCTCGCGGCCCATCCGCGTTTCATCGCCGATACCACCAAACCAGGCGCGCTCGAGGTCATCCGCCCGCATGACCGGGTGCTGGTCATCGGCAACGGCCTGACGGCGGCCGATGTCATCGCCTCGCTTGCCGAGCGCGGACATGAGGGTCCGGTGATGGCGATCTCGCGCCGTGGCCTGCGTTCGCGCGGGCATGCGCCGGTGCCGCAGCCGCTCTTCGGCGATTTCCTGGCCGATGCGGGCCATTCCGCCGGCTCGCTGCTGGCAAGGATCCGCATCGCCATCGATGCGGCAAAAGCGGAGGGGATCAGCTGGCACGGCGTGATCGATCAGGTGCGGGCGCAGGGATATGATCTCTGGCAGGCGCTGCCGGTTGCCGAACGCCGCCGCCTTGTCCGCCATCTGCGTCCCTATTGGGACGTGCACCGGTTCCGCATCGCCCCGCAGGTCGAGGCCGTGCTCGACGCGGCGATTGCTGCCGGCCGGCTCGAGATCCTTGCCGGCTCCGTCGTCGATGCGCGGATCGAGGGCGAGTTCATCCTGTGCACCCTGCAGCCGCGTCATCAGCGCCAGCCGCTGGAGCGGAGTTATGACGCCGTCATCGTCACCACCGGCCCGGCCCATGGCGGCATTCTCGAAACCCAGCCCTGGCTTGCGGCGCTTGCGGCAAACGGCCATTTGTCGCTCGATCCCACCGGCCTCGGCCTTGCCTGCACCGGGCATTCGGAGGCGATCGGCCCGTCAGGAGAGGCGGATCCGTCGCTGTTGATCTCCGGCCCGCTGGCGCGCGGCACCTTCGGCGAGCTGATGGGCCTGCCGCAGGTGACCGAGCATGCCTTCTTCATCGCGAACGAGATTGCCGGAAAGCTGCGGACAGACGCGGCAAACACGCATCCGGTCTGATTTTGCATTCGTATGTCGCTTGGCGGCTGTCGTTCATGATCGACTTCTGATACTCACGGCGGCCAACATCCCATCGCCCTGCTTCCGGGCGACCAGAAGTATCGAGATCATGTCGCAGGCTGCCTCCACCCTTTCCGAAGCCTCGCCTTCCAATCGGCTCGCCCTTGCAGCCCTCATTCTCGGCGGGGCGGCGATCGGCGGCTCGCCGATTTTCGTACGGCTCTCCGAGGTCGGGCCGATGGCGACGGCCTTCTGGCGCGTGGCGCTGGCACTGATCCCGATCTTCATCGTCTCGCTGATGAAGAAGCATGCAGGCCCGAAGCCGCAAAGCCTTTCCGATTACGGCATGCTGATCCTGCCGGGCGTCATGCTGTCGCTCGATCTCGCCGCCTGGCACCTTTCGCTCACCATGACCTCGGTTGCCAATGCGACGCTGCTGGCCAACCTCGCACCGGTCTTCGTCACGGTGATCGCCTTTGTCTTTTTCCGGGCAAGGACGAGCGGCGTCTTCCTGCTCGGACTGGTCCTGGCGCTGGCGGGCGTCGTCATTCTGAAGGGCGGACCGGCAGCCATCGGCAATGGCGACCTCGGCGGTGACGGTATCGCGATGATCGCCGCCTTCTTCTATGCCTGCTATATCCTGGCGATCGGCAGGCTGCGCAGCCGGTTCGATACGATCCGCATCATGCTGTGGAGCACGGCATCGGCTGCCGTCTTCATCTTCCCGATTGCTCTCATTCATGAGGGCCATATGCTGCCGGCAAGCCTCTATGGCTGGTCGATCCTCTTCGGTCTTGCCTTTATCAGCCATGCCGGCGGGCAGGTGGCGATCACCTATGCGCTGGCCTATCTGCCGCCGGCTTTCTCCTCGCTGACGCTGCTGCTGCAGCCGGTCGTCGCGGCAATCCTTGCCTGGGCGCTACTGAATGAGGCGATTGGAACCATGCAGGCGCTTGGCGGCGCCGTCGTGCTTGCCGGAATCATGGTCGCCCGCCGAGGCTGATCGTTAAAGCGCGTCGCGTCAAACTTGATTCATGCGACGCGCTTTCGCTTTTTGTTTTTACGCATGTCGTTGCCGCAAAACCGCGGCACACTTTTGCGCGACATGCTTTAGCGGTTTTCCTGCAGCAGCCATTTCTGGATGATCGGCACATCGGCATCGCCGAGATCATGGCCGCCGGGAATGACGTCGGAATCGACCGTGGCGCCCGAACTCTTCAGCCGGTCTTCCAGCTCGCTTGCATATTTGCCGTAGGCATCCGTCTTGCCGCTGATGACGAGCAGGTCGGTGCCTTTTAGATCGGCATGCGGATAGTCGCTGAGCACCGGCATGGAGCGGAGCAGCACCGCCTTGTGGACCAGGTTCGGGTGCAGGTAGAGCAGCGAGTTCAACAGATTGGCGCCGTTGGAGTAGCCGACATAGACGACCTTCTGGGGATCGAGCCCGTAGGATTTGACAGCACCCTCGATGAAGGCCGCGAAAGCCTCCGCCTCGGTCTTGATGTCATTCTGGTCGAAGGAGAAGGGGGTGATGCGCTTGTACCAGCGCGGAAACCCTTCCTCCGTCGCCCGCCCGCGCACGCCGAGCAGTGTCGCCCGCGGTGCCGCCTTGTTGAGCAGCGGCATCAACGTCGTCTCGTTGCCGCCGGAGCCGTGCAGCAGCACGAAGACGCTGCCGTCGGGATCCGGCGGCGTGTAGAAGCGATGGACGAAAGGCAGCTCGCGGTAATTAATGCGCGGCTGGCCGGGCATTGCAAACTGCGGCAGCACGACCTTCAGATCATGGAGATTTGTGATCGCTTCGGGCGGCGCAAACAGCTTCGTCCCAAGAGCGGCCTGCTCTTCATCCACGATCATGCCCGGCTTGTCGGTCGCAAGCTCTATCAGCGTGCCGCCGGGCTCGCGGGCATAGAGCGAGCGGAAATATTTACGGTCGTGCAGGTTGGTCGGCGATGCGTCGGTGGCTTCCAGGGCCTTGCGGACGGAATGCAGTGACTCATCGTCGGCAGCGCGGAAGGCGACGTGATCGATGGTCCCGGTGCCCGGCGCGCCAGCCCAGAAGCCGCGGGCATCGCGCACGTCGATGACGTCGCCGGACTGCGAAACCAGCCTGTCGATCGAGCCGCGATTGGCCTGGAAGCGGTAACCAAAATGGCTCTCGATAAAGCTGCGGCTCTCAGCCGGCTTCTCCGTCAGCATGGTCGCACCGCGCACGCGCTGGATGGCGTGCTCGGCGGGGATCGAGGCGCCGTGCCAGGCCGCCGGCGATACCAGGTCCTTTGCGCCGGCGAGCTTGAGGATGATGTTGTCGGGATCCTTCAGCCGGAGCACGGGCTCGCCGAATTCATCGGCCGGTCCTTCCGAGCGCAGGCCGAAACTCATGGCGCGCGTCAGCCAGTAGCCGATGCTGGCGGGGTCGATCGACAGTGATATTTCGCTGATCTGGCCGTAGCCGGCCCGGCCGGGCGCACCGTCTTCCCAGGCGAGGAAGGTAAGCAGCGAACCCGGTGTCCCCACAGCATCGCCGTAGAACAGATGGAGTTGCGTCGCGTCCTCGTAGCCGGCCGTCTGCTTGACCAGCCGCAGGCCGAGAAAACCTGCGTAAAAGTCCACGTTCGCCTGCACCTTTCGGGTGACGGCCGTGACGTGATGTATGCCTGATACCATCGGAAGCAGTCCTGATTGAAGCGGTGTCGTCAGGAGCGCGAGTATGAAAGCTGCGAAGGTCATACCGTTGCCAATGACCATCGCTTAGTTTTGTTCCGCACAAAGCGCAAGCGAATCGCCGCGCTGCAGCAATTCCAGATGATCGACATATTCGAGCGCCTCTTCGAGTTGCTGCAGGGTCGGCGGCTTGACCATATAGGCGCGCGCACCGAGATTTCTGGCCCGTTGCCGGTCGGTCTCATCGCTTGAGGTGCTGAGAATGCAGACGGGAATCTGGTTGAGGCGGACATCGGTGGAAAGCGCACGCAGTACCTCGAAGCCGTCCATGATCGGCATGTTGATATCGAGCAGCATCAGGTCGATCTGCGGCAGATCGGCAATACCGGCGCGTTCATCGAGCAGCCGCATCGCCTCGCGGCCGTTGGTGGCGACATGCAGGTTGAAATTCACCTTCTCCCGCCGCATCAGCTTGATCTTCAGGAGCTGGATATCGGCCGGGCTGTCCTCCACCAGCAGCACCTCGGCGAGCCTGCCTTCACCTTCGCCCGGCTGCTCCGCCGGCTTGCCGCTGTGCGGGATGGCCGCTGCAGCGGGCGGCTCGGGCCTCGTCTCGGCGAGCGGCACGTCGAGAACGAAAGTGGCGCCCGGGCCGTCCTCCGCCTCGCACCAGATCGAGCCGCCATGCAGCTGCGCGATGCGGCGGCAGATGGCAAGGCCGAGCCCTGTGCCCTCAATGCCGCGGCCGACGAGTCGCTTGAACGGTTGAAAGATCAGTTCGCGATGCTGAGGATCGATGCCGGGCCCGTTGTCGCGGACGGTAAGGCGGCAGAAATCGCCATGGGCTTCGCCTGAGATCGTGACCTCCGGAACCTTCTGCTCGCAATAGCGGATGGCATTCGACACGAGGTTCTGCAGGAGCTGAGTCAGCAGCGTCGCATCGCCCATGACCTCCGGCAGCGTGCCCCGGATGATGATCGCGCCGCGGCTTTCGGTCTGCTGGCGCAGATTGTCCTCCACCTGGTCGAGTACGGCAGAAAGCGAAACCGGCGTGAGCTCCGGCCCGCCGGAGGCTTCGAGCCTGGTGAAGCCCGAGACCTTGACGATCAGGTCTTCCATATGGTCGGCGGCACTCAGCACATAATCGAGCAGTTCCCGGTCGTCGGCCGGAAGCGCTGCAGAACCGTGGAGGATGCGGCTGAAGGATTTGATCGTCCTGAGCGGCTCCTTCAGATCATGGGCCATGGCGCGTGTGAAGATTTCGAGCGATTGCCGCTTCTGCTCCAGCTGCGCTTCCAGCATGCCGTGCATGATGGCGTTCTGGATGCAGCGATGCAGGGTTTCGGGCGACAGCGAATCCTTGGTCAGATAGTCGCGCGCGCCGCTCTTCATCACCTCGACGGCGACGGTCTCGCTGCCCTGGCCGGTCAGCATGATGACGTTGGCGGCGGGATCGTTCTCCAGAATATCGGCAAGAACGCCGAGCCCGTTGCGGCCCGGCAGCGAATAGTCGAGCAGGATGCAGTTCGGCCGCTTCCGGCCGTTCAGCGCAAGGCCCTCTT
This Rhizobium acidisoli DNA region includes the following protein-coding sequences:
- a CDS encoding DUF2188 domain-containing protein, with translation MADITYQVVPHDNGWAYKLGDTLSETYATADEAIVHARDAASRQKIGDGDALLAYPAPDGRGWAFQELETDKSNSRL
- a CDS encoding OsmC family protein, whose amino-acid sequence is MVDLKARPRPTGATAALGRTGFPHVTSATKGEIDIVTSPSQPGFNPLDLLYASLSACLVLSARMAASQMGVLDKISDITAEVTGEKATEGLSRVARFNIAFSIKGDIDAETRQKIVHAAEDEICTVSNTIRGNPDFSTTISA
- a CDS encoding FAD/NAD(P)-binding protein, with amino-acid sequence MQSKPFPKSERTVVAIIGGGVSGAGVAYHLARADCGEAPVILVFEPRAELGRGLAYDTDDPAHRINVPAAKMSLQPDDLGEFQAWIEARDAVAGDSKANQPDGSLFPRRQLFGEYVASLLKPMLEDGRVRHCRVAVTGVERRAGRWTIGDDKGGVTEADMVVIATSHPAPAAPGRLASRLAAHPRFIADTTKPGALEVIRPHDRVLVIGNGLTAADVIASLAERGHEGPVMAISRRGLRSRGHAPVPQPLFGDFLADAGHSAGSLLARIRIAIDAAKAEGISWHGVIDQVRAQGYDLWQALPVAERRRLVRHLRPYWDVHRFRIAPQVEAVLDAAIAAGRLEILAGSVVDARIEGEFILCTLQPRHQRQPLERSYDAVIVTTGPAHGGILETQPWLAALAANGHLSLDPTGLGLACTGHSEAIGPSGEADPSLLISGPLARGTFGELMGLPQVTEHAFFIANEIAGKLRTDAANTHPV
- a CDS encoding DMT family transporter, with the translated sequence MSQAASTLSEASPSNRLALAALILGGAAIGGSPIFVRLSEVGPMATAFWRVALALIPIFIVSLMKKHAGPKPQSLSDYGMLILPGVMLSLDLAAWHLSLTMTSVANATLLANLAPVFVTVIAFVFFRARTSGVFLLGLVLALAGVVILKGGPAAIGNGDLGGDGIAMIAAFFYACYILAIGRLRSRFDTIRIMLWSTASAAVFIFPIALIHEGHMLPASLYGWSILFGLAFISHAGGQVAITYALAYLPPAFSSLTLLLQPVVAAILAWALLNEAIGTMQALGGAVVLAGIMVARRG
- a CDS encoding VOC family protein; its protein translation is MTFAAFILALLTTPLQSGLLPMVSGIHHVTAVTRKVQANVDFYAGFLGLRLVKQTAGYEDATQLHLFYGDAVGTPGSLLTFLAWEDGAPGRAGYGQISEISLSIDPASIGYWLTRAMSFGLRSEGPADEFGEPVLRLKDPDNIILKLAGAKDLVSPAAWHGASIPAEHAIQRVRGATMLTEKPAESRSFIESHFGYRFQANRGSIDRLVSQSGDVIDVRDARGFWAGAPGTGTIDHVAFRAADDESLHSVRKALEATDASPTNLHDRKYFRSLYAREPGGTLIELATDKPGMIVDEEQAALGTKLFAPPEAITNLHDLKVVLPQFAMPGQPRINYRELPFVHRFYTPPDPDGSVFVLLHGSGGNETTLMPLLNKAAPRATLLGVRGRATEEGFPRWYKRITPFSFDQNDIKTEAEAFAAFIEGAVKSYGLDPQKVVYVGYSNGANLLNSLLYLHPNLVHKAVLLRSMPVLSDYPHADLKGTDLLVISGKTDAYGKYASELEDRLKSSGATVDSDVIPGGHDLGDADVPIIQKWLLQENR
- a CDS encoding response regulator, translating into MAEECSILIIDDNIDDREVYRRILGRVSSTAYSVLEAETGEEGLALNGRKRPNCILLDYSLPGRNGLGVLADILENDPAANVIMLTGQGSETVAVEVMKSGARDYLTKDSLSPETLHRCIQNAIMHGMLEAQLEQKRQSLEIFTRAMAHDLKEPLRTIKSFSRILHGSAALPADDRELLDYVLSAADHMEDLIVKVSGFTRLEASGGPELTPVSLSAVLDQVEDNLRQQTESRGAIIIRGTLPEVMGDATLLTQLLQNLVSNAIRYCEQKVPEVTISGEAHGDFCRLTVRDNGPGIDPQHRELIFQPFKRLVGRGIEGTGLGLAICRRIAQLHGGSIWCEAEDGPGATFVLDVPLAETRPEPPAAAAIPHSGKPAEQPGEGEGRLAEVLLVEDSPADIQLLKIKLMRREKVNFNLHVATNGREAMRLLDERAGIADLPQIDLMLLDINMPIMDGFEVLRALSTDVRLNQIPVCILSTSSDETDRQRARNLGARAYMVKPPTLQQLEEALEYVDHLELLQRGDSLALCAEQN